DNA sequence from the Lysinibacillus sp. OF-1 genome:
AGCCAACTAAATATATTTTTCGCAATTCGGATCACCTTCTTATAACTACGATTCTACACTGTCTGACAAAATTTGTCCTAATAAATTTATCGTAGTTTGAACATTTAATTTTTCTAGCCCATCATATGTCCGAAACTGCATTTCATAAGACATACAATACGCAAGAACAAAAGTAGTTACAAAAAATAATAATGCAATTGCGATCAAAAAAATAGCCCCTCTGTCATTTTTCAATAATTGGCACATAGAAGCTTCGCTCCTTTTGAATACCGCTAGTCATTTCAACAGCTACCGTCAGCATGTTTTCTGTATAATTAAATTGGCATTTATTAATTCCGATTAGCATGGGAACATGTCCACCATTTATTTGCTCACGAATAATATTAGGATAGCAATCAATATGATGGATTGTATTTGCAGTTTGAAAGCTCACTCTTTTTCGATCTTCCCGAATAGCAAACGCAGAGACATTCTGTAGAGAATGATTTACATCATAAACAAATAGCTCCCACTTTGTTTGTTCATCTGTTAGCATGGTTGATTTCATTTCAGCAAACCACAGCATAATAAGAACAAAAAGTTGAGATACAAGCACAAAAACAACCAATTGAAATATGGCTTCTATTAATGTATAGCCTTTGTCATTCACGGACTTCACCTGTATCTTGTATACATTTTTGGCGCAGTTCACGCATGTTTTGAAAACGGACACAAATTTGTTGTCCATCAAATTCCCAATGATACTCTACTTGTTCAATGGTCCTAGAGCCTTCTGTTTGCTGTACTGCCTGATATTGCTTTAAACCTTCATAGGCAGTTTCAGCTGCGATGAGTTCTAGTTTTTTATTTGTAAGATTCGTCTTCATCGTATAGGTAAGCGGTATTAACGACATACACAATATTGTTAAAATCCCCATAGCTAAAATGGTTTCTACAAAAGAATAGCCTGACTCATTCAACTCTAGCTCTCCCTCGTCCTAATGTAATAACGACCTTTTTCTTTCCTTGAGGGGTTTTAAAGGCAATGGTTCCAGCTGACATAACATTTCCTTTAGTATTATAACTAAGTGTATGAATAGAACTTTCTGCGTTCAAAAACTCCACTCCTTTTGGAAAAGGACGTTCATATAAAATGGTATAAAAATCTTTTTGAATAACATAACGATTACTGGGACTTATTATTTTCATTGCTATATATTGCCGTTCATTCATGCTATAGGTTTGAATATACTGAATATCTAGTTGCATTTGCGTAAAAAATCGTTCCAATTCCTTTGCTTCTGCTATTTTGAATGAAAATTTACTAACAATCGCTGTTAAACTCATAACAAGAAACAAAACAATCAGTATTTCAAGAATTGTAAAACCACCATTTTTATTATGTTCATCAGCTATTTGACCCTGTTTCCAAATCTGCATTGACTAGTCGTACCTCTCCCTCATTCGTGATGACTATTTCGGCTTTATTTGGGCAAGTCGTTTCATGTTCTTTTAAATAGCCTTTCACCACTAGATCATCTAATGTTGGATAGGTCATAAAATCTACTCGATAGGCCTCGACCTGCCCTTGTACCATAGATATATAAGCCTTACAGCCCTTCTCATCAATGGTAGCGAAATGCTTCGTAACATTTGGAATCGTAATTAAAATAAGGATTGAAATGATTAATAAAACAATTAGCATCTCGATTAAAGTGAACCCTGCTTGTTCGTTGATACGTTTCATCTTTTCCCTCCTAAACTAATTCAATCATGTGATAGATGGGTAATAATAAACTGACATAGGCAGCTACTATACAGACTGCTATGAGGATAAAGAAGGTTGGTTGTACAAATGCTAATACTTTTTGCAGAAGTTGTTCCTGTTTTTCCAGTAATAATTCGCTATACAACACTAATTCTTTTCCTAAATAGCCGCTTTGCTCACCGTGCTCTACAAAAACAGGAAAATCCTTTTGAAAAACAGCTAGTCTCATTACGGCAAGTGTTAGTGACTCTCCAAAAATAACTCTTTCTTTTATGCGCTGCGAAAGAATTTGCAGAAAAGGTTGAAGTTGTTGCTCTTCTAAAAGTTGGAGGCTGGCTTGTAATGAAAATCCACTTTGCAGTAAGCTTCCTAAATAAGCAGCAAACTGTCTTGTTAATATCAGTCGCATATAGCGTTGAATAAAAGGAATCTTGAATAGGATGGTGAGTTGATGTGCAGTAGGCTGTCGATTGAGATAGAGACGAACAATAAATAAACTGCCTGTTGCGATGAAAATGGTGAGGATGACTACATCAGGAACATGTAATAACGTAGTGGACAACGTAATACTTGTTTCTGTTTCTGCGGTTCGGCCGGCTACCAGTCTTTCGATGTTTGGTAAAAAGATGGTACGAAACACCAAAAATAATAACAGCAAAAATACGATCAGCGTGACAGGATAGATCAGCAGCTTTATGAGCTTTTTCTTGGTCATTTCACTTACCTTTATTTGCTTAGCTACACCTTGTAAAGCTTCTATCATATGTCCATTATTTTCTGCTACCTTGATGGCCATTAAATAATGCTTGCTCAGCTGTAAAGTTTCAAGTATCCCTGCAACCCCTTCCCCTTGCTTCAGTTTTTCATCAATTTGCTGCTGCATATCTTCATGCGCCTTTATATGATGAGGCAATAGCATTGAAATGGCCTGAGGAAATAAATATCCTTCTTGCATTAACACACATAATCGATTAAAAAATTGTGCCTGCTCCCTTACTCGCCATTTTGTCGCCCTACTATAATAAAGCAAAACATTATGGATATATGTTTGTAGGTGCATAAAAGCTCTCCACTAATTCTTTTTGTCCCATTAATGTTAATTCATAAGGGAGTTCATAGTTGACCTTTTCTTTAATCGCAGAAATGGCTCTTGTTAAATGAACATCCTGTAAAATTTCATATACCGCACGGCGCTCATCTTGTACTGCTGAAGTCTGAACAAGTATTTGTGCCACAATACCGATAATCGTTTGATGAAGCTCCTCTATCGACACATCTAAGTCCATTAAACGATACAGGCAACGAATGGTATCTTTTGCATGAATGGTTGAGACAACTAAGTGTCCTGTTAAGGCAGCTTGGATAGCAATTTTTGCTGTCTCTTTATCTCGAATTTCACCAATCATGATAACATCAGGAGAGTGACGTAAAATGGCTTTTAGTCCCATAGCATATGTAACGCCCGCTCGCTCGTTCACTTGAATTTGAAGTAAATTTGCTTGGCTATTTTCTACAGGATCTTCTAAAGAAATCACATGCCGATTTAATTCTGTGGAACAATAGTGGATTAAGGAATAGAGTGATGTAGATTTGCCAGAGCCTGTTGCGCCTGTAAAAAACAGAAGACCTTGACGATGTTGCACAAGCTCCATTAAATTGTGTGCTGCACTTTTGGAATAGCTTAATGACGTTAGTGGGAATGTATGATTTTGGAGAAGTAAACGGATAATCAGGCTTTCTTTTAAAAAGACGGAAGGCAGTGTGGATACTCGAAAGGCGTATGGATTGTGTTCCATTGCTTTTTGAAAGGAGCCGCTTTGAGGTTTTCGTCGTTCACTGATATCTAATGCCGCAAGAAATTTATAGTAGGAAATCATTCTTTCTGCAAGTTCATTTGGGAGCTCACCAGCTTGGAGTAGCTTATCATATTTTCGAAAATAAACCTGATATCTTTTATTACCTGGAACGAGTAATAAATCGGATGCACCAAAATGATAGGCCTTTAGTAAAAGTTGCTCACATTTTTGTTCGACAACTGTTTCAAAATTCTGCATATATGCACCTCACTTCTAGTTCATTCGAATATGACCGCTCTATTCGTTATTTCCTAGTATAAAGAGGAAAATGCCACGAGAAAAGCCCTTTTCTGAAAATAAAAATTTGTTGTACATTTTCCTGTCAATCATGTTTTTTGCTATAAAAATGTGGATAAAGTGCAGTTTCCCACTAAAAAAGAAGATAAATGCATGAAAAAATTAATATTTATGCCGAAATGAACTGTACCTTTTTCAATAATACAATATAATAGAATGAACATGATTATTTTCCTAACACTTGGTAGGCGAACATAATTTTTTAAAAAAATTTAAAGAGGTGAAGCGCATGATCCATCCATTGAAAATTACTAGTACATTAGCCGATGAAACAAGGTACTCTATTTATGAGTACATATTGCAAGAGAAAAAAACAGTCACAGTACAACATATTGCTGATCAATTCGGCATCCATCCAAACGTTGCTCGGCTTCATTTAACAAAGCTTTCAGAAATCAATATTATTTCTGCGGACTATGTCAAAACAGGCAAAGGTGGTAGACCTGGACGTGTTTATAAAGCTTCAGAGAAAGGCGTATCTCTAACATTTCCAAGACGCGATGAAGATCGTTTATTAAAATGGACGATCCAATTAATTGAAGACATTGGACCATCTGCCTTAACGAAGTGCCAAGAAATTAGCTACCAAGACGGATACCAGCAAATGAAAAATTATATCAGCGCTGAATTAACATTAAATAATTCTCTATCCTTCGATGAAAAGCTTCAGCTGTTAACGGACAATGCCGCTTTAATTGGCTATATTCCACAAATTCAACAAACCGAACATGGCAAAAAAGTGACCTTCTCCATCTTCAATTGTCCTTTCCAGGAGCAACTTACTTCGCATTCTGATATTGTTTGTTCATTACATGAATCCTATTTAAAAGGTCAATTAGATGCATTGTTTACGAACAATGAATTTGTGCAAATTGAAAGTATGATACATAATTGCGATTTATGTAAATATGAAATAAACGTGACAGAAATCGAAAGCTAGATTAAAAATCCATTTGTTTGTCACAAAGACGGAGAAGTTCCAGTTTACAGACACCTTTCATATCATTTATAATGAGTAAGAGATTATTGTGTCGTGGGCAAAAGGAGGGGAAATCTTCATGGATAATATGTATAAAGTTATGGCATTCTGGACAGGTATTTTTGCCGTTATGTTCTACCTTGGTGGTATGAACGAGGTATCGCTATTATTCTTAGGTAATACAGGTTTATTCTTATTATTAGGCTTCTTAAACCTTTCAGAACGTATGTACATGTACATTTTCGGAGCATATTTAACTGTATTCTTCGCTGGCTTCACGTACTATACAACATTCATTCACGTACCTGGTGGCGGTCATTAATACAAAAAAAATCGCGTATCTCACAATGCTGAGATACGCTTTTTTATGCGCTTTGGTTATTCCTTTTTAAAATCCATTTAAGAAAGGATTTGTCTCCATTTCTGCGCCTACTGTTGTATAATTTCCGTGTCCAGGATAAATAATAGTATCCTCGGGTAATGTCAACAATTTGTGATGAATGGATGCTAATAATACTTTTGTTGAGCCACCTACTAAATCTGTACGTCCCACACCTTGTTCAAATAACGTATCTCCAACAATGGCAAAACCGTCATTATCAAAAACATAAGAAATACTACCAGGTGAATGTCCAGGCGTAAAAACAGCTTGGAAAGCAAAATTACTGATCTCAAATAGCTGTTCTTCTTTAATAATTGTGTCTTGCGCTGGTGCTGCTACCCTATAATCTGGTAATGCAGCATATTTACTAGAGCCATTCTTCGTTGGATCTCCTAGCCAGCTAACTTCCTTTTCATGAATCCATACAGGAATATCAAACACTTCGCGTACAGCATCTACAGCCCCTATATGATCAAAATGGGCATGTGTTAAAAAGATAGCAAGTGGTTTTAAGCCATTGCTACGAATTGTTTTAATAAGACGCTCTGCTTCCTCACCTGGATCAAATATAATACATTCTTTTTCTTTATTCGATACGATATAGCAATTCGTTTGAACAGGTCCAAGAGAATAACTTCGTACGTTCATCATAGTGATCACCTCAACTTTCTATTATACAGGCTTTGCCACAATTTGACGATAAATGTTCATAGTTTACGCTATTTTAGTTCTCGACAAAAACAAACAGAACGTTTACAATTAAGGAGGAATATTGTTTGCGACATTCATTTTCTGATGTCGAAAGGAGTGTCTATTTTTAATGAACTTATTAATGGTTATTTTTGGTCTAGTAGCGATTTTAGCTGTAGTTGGTACATTCCAAGCAATTAAAGAAAAGAACCTATTAAGCGTTGTTTTCAACTTATTAAGTGCCGCTGTATTTGGATGGTTCGTCATCATGACGATTGTTCACAGTGGGTATCCACCACAATTACACTAAAATTCAGACAAAAAGGAGCAGTCTCCCTGGAGATTGCTCTTTTTTTGTATTTATTATTTATTTAATTTAAGAAATCGTTTCTTACCAATTTGAATGACATCATCATTCATTAGTACAAGTGATAAATCATCCATCACTATTTTTTCTCCATTCAAGGATACTCCATTTTGCTTGATTAACCGCAGAAATTCACTCTTACTATGAATATAATCCATTGCCACTAGTTGTGGGATAATATCCACTATTCTTTCCTTATCAATTTCTAGGAGCAGTATAGGAATATTTTTTGGTATTTCCTTTCTTTGAAATGCAGCTTGGAAATAGGATTTAGCTTCCTCCATTGCTGTAGTCCCATGGTATAAGGCCGTTATAATTTCTGCTAACTGTAATTTTACATCACGGGGATTCTCTCCCATTTGCAGTCTATCTTGAATGGTTTGCACTTGTAGTGGATGCTCATCTGTTGCTAGTTCAAAATATTTGATGAGTAAGGCATCTGGTACTTCCATTACCTTTTTAAACATGACCTCTGGCGCTTCACTGACACCAATATAATTGCCAAGGCTCTTACTCATTTTTTCAATGCCATCTAAACCTTCGAGTAATGGCATAAAAATGGCAATTTGTTTTTCTAACCGCCGTTGCTTTTGTAAGGTGCGGCCCATTAAAATATTGAATGTTTGATCTGTTCCCCCTAATTCAATATCGGCCTGTAGCTCTACCGAATCATATGCTTGCATAAGCGGGTAGAAAAATTCGTGGATGCCAATTGGTATTTGCTGACGGTACCGTTTTTGAAAGTCCTCACGTTCTAACAGTCGAGCAACGGATGTCGTGGCTGCCAGCTGAATGACTTCTTCAAATGACAGCTTTGCTAACCATTCACTATTGAAACGAATAGTTGTCTTATTCATATCTATCACTTTAAAAATTTGCTCACAGTATGTTTTAGCGTTTTGCTTGACCATGTCATCACTTAACGCGACACGGCCTTTTGCTTTACCCGTTGGATCACCAATACGCCCTGTAAAATCACCGATAACAATGACCGCCTGATGCCCTAAATCCTGCATTTGCTTTATTTTCCGTAGAACGACTGCATGCCCTAAATGAATATCCGGGGCGGACGGATCAAGCCCTAACTTAATGATTAAAGGCTTCTGCTCCTTATAGGATCGCTCTAATTTTTCGAGTAATTCCTGCTCATCAACGATTTGATGAGCACCCTTCTTAATTATCGCTAATTGCTCTTTTGGTGTTAAAAACATATGAAACATCTCCTTGTAATATTAAATATTAATATTGCAAGCTCTATAAGAGTTCACTAATCAACTACGCCTCAGCGTAAGAGGACGGCCAAATCAAGATAAACACTTGGGCTGTAAAGGCATAAAAAAAGCCCTTAGGACTAATCCTAAGGACGTTCATGAACGTGTTACCACCTTTTTTCGAGAGCTATTCACACAGCCCTCCTCAATAAGTACAGCCATAGCGATACTTTTGCAATGATTACGGATGCAACCCCGTCGTAGCCTACTAAAATTTCGGTACGCAGCTCCAAGATGTATTCACTTTAATATCCCTTGCGCCTCTCAGCAACCGGCTACTCTCTGTCAGTTCGATTAAAGCTACTCGTTCTTTTCCATGCCTTTCACTCTTATACTCCGAAATGCAAAAACAAATCTTCGTTATGCAGATATTTAAATTTATTATAATTGCTTATAGTAATTTGTCAATCAAAAAAGAAAAGAGAGACCTCAACTTGAGATCTCTCTTTTGTTATTTGACGGAATCCTGTTTTAAATTACCTGTCTTTTCATCATAGAAACGTAGCAGGTCTCCATTTATGATAGCATCGGAATTTTCCAGCTCCATTGTCGCACGATCAGCATATGACTGGCATGGCTCACCATCTATTTCTTCACCAGTTGCTTTGTCATAGCAAGCTTCTCCAGCATAAACATATTTATCTGTTATAAAGCGTCCATCACGGAAGACAACAAAATCCTCATGCTCTGGAGAGAATAAATCTGCACCCATTTGCATGTCTTTTGACGTTTCAACGCCAAGAAGATGTAAGATTGTTGGACGTAAATCCATTTGTCCTGAAATCTCTGTCATTTCTTTACCATCGTCAGATCCTGGGATATGGATGAATAAAGGCACTTCTTGAAGCAATGCATTGTCCATTGGTGTAATTTGTTCTTTTCCTAAATATTGTGCCATCGCTTTATTATGGTTTTCAGAAATACCATAATGGTCTCCATACATTACGATAATAGAGTTATCATAAACACCTTGATCTTTTAACTCTTGGAAGAAGTCTTTTAAAGCTTCATCCATATAACGTACTGTCTGGAAGTAACGATTTAATGTACCTGAATTTGAATCATATTCAGGAATCATAATATCTTCAGGATCCAAAGTGAATGGATAGTGGTTCGTTAACGTAATTAATCTTGAATAGAATGGCTGTGGCATGTCTTTCATTAAAGCAGCAGATTGCTCTAAGAATGGTGTATCTTTCATACCCCAGTTGACAGCTTGCCCTTCTTCAACCGTATATGAATCTATATCGTAGAATTTATTAATTTTTAACGATTGATACATGATATCACGGTTCCAGAATGATTTATTATTCGGGTGCATGACATTTGTAAAGTAGCCATTTTCTCCAAGGCGTTCAGCCATTGAATTATACGTATTTCCACCATGCGTGAAGAATACAGCACCACGACCTAATCCAAACAATGAGTTTTCAACAATAAACTCTGAGTCAGATGTTTTTCCTAAGCCTGTTTGGTGATAGAAGTTACTGAAATAATACGTATCTTTATCTTTTGTTAAAGAGTTTAAGAATGGCGTAATTTCATGACCATTCATATCATTATTGATGACAAAGTTTTGTAAAGACTCCATCGACACAACAATTAAGTTGCGACCTTTATATTTCCCAAACATCTCTGGGTTAACGGCAGCCTGATTAGAACGCACATAGTTGTTTACTTCAACTAATTCACTGCCATCCGCTAATGCACGCTGAGCAGATGATTTAGTTTGAATATAAATATCATACAAATGGTAATTGTACGTACCAATATTTTTTACTAATAATTCGCGGTCAAAACTACGTGTTAATAATTGTGGACGCTCTGTTTCAGCTAATCCTAAGTTTAAAAATGAAATTGCGACTGCTAATACAAAAAATGCACGTCGGAATTCAATATTCACTTTAAATGCTTCTTTCATTTTCGGTAAAAATTTATTCGCTAAGATTAAAATAACGACATCAACGAAATATAATACATCCCATGGCTCAACAATGGCTGCTACTGATGTTCCTAAGTCACTGAAATTACTTGTTTGGAATAATACTGGTAGCGTAATAAAGTCATTGTAGAATCGATAGAACGCTACATTTCCGTATAAAACAATGGATAAAATAACGCTGACCGTAATCAGATAACGATTTCTAGCTTTTGCTGATTTAAAGAATAGTGATAAACCATACGTAAATAGCAAGAAGCTTAATGGATTAATAAACAAAATAAATTGTTGCATTGCATTTTCAATTTTCATCTCAAAGCTTGTGTGGTAAACAATGACCGTTTTGATCCATGTTGCTATAATTGCTAGTATCATAAATGAATGTTTAGGCCACTTTATTGATTTCATTCCTAACATCCTCCCTACTTCCTTACAAAAAAATAATAATTTTTTACATTTTGTTACGGAAACAAAATATATCTTAATCCTTTTTTAACAGATAATCAACACATATCTTTTGGAAATTTTTTTCTCCGCGCTCTTTTTATGCACCAGACATCTATATATACGTTTTGGAATGTAAAAAGTTTCTTAAAAACATAAAAACAGCGGAAATCCACTGTTTTTAAGAATATTACATACTTGTTACATTATTTTCACAATACTCCATTACATTATATTTTAAACATTACTTTTTATTTTCTTCCATACGAAGTTTTGTTGTTTCTTGTCGAATGAGTAACAATGCCATTTGATAGTCTTTTATGTCTAGTACATTTGCTTTATAGAGCTCACGTATTTCATCCTCCATTAACATCAAATCGCCAATGGGATCACGTGTATAAATAAAAGTACCATATGTTTTCAAAAGTTCATAAATATCTAACATTTTATCCATTTTCGCTCGCTCCTCGTTGTGCTAGACAATCAATACGTTCTGTCGGTGTCATAATGATGTCTACTGGGCAATCATGCTCCTCGGCTGGGACACAATCAATGATTTGCTCATCAAAGAGCAGCGACATCAGCTTCCCTTTTTTATAGTTTAATACATAGCGGTCATAATAACCACCGCCATAGCCGATTCGATAGCCATTACGGTCAAAAACAACGCCAGGCACAAGGATGACATCCATGTCATTTGCGTCAACTAACTCACATCTTGCTGGAATAGGCTCACGCAAATGCATATATACAGTTTCAAGCTGGGCAAATGAATCAATAATGTAAAATGACATTGCTCTTGTTTTTGGATGACATTTCGGAACAGCGACCTTTTTACCAAGTCGCCATAATTCTTCAATTAAAAGAATGGTGTCGACTTCTGGCTTATTTGAAATGGTCATGCCAATTATATTTGCTTCTATTATATATGATTCCTGTAGCACCTTTTTTACGATAGCTAATGATTGATATTGATAAGCTTCATCAGTCATTGTCGCAAGAGCTTGTCGCATCTTATTTCGTAATGTTGTTTTATCCATCCAGGCTACCTCCTATATCATCATACTTCGTATCCTTATACCCGAAATGATTTCATAAAATGTAGAAAGCCAAAACCACTTGTGGTTTTGGCTTAATGAGCGATTACTTAGTTTCACGGTGAAGAGTGTATTTCTTCTCGCGAGAGCAATATTTTTTAAGTTCAAGACGCTCTGGATTGTTACGCTTGTTCTTTTTAGAAATGTAGTTACGTTCGCCGCAATCTGTGCAAGCTAAAGTAATGTTTACGCGCATCATTAACCCTCCCACTCTATATCAAGAATTAAAATTTGAGCATGATTTATACGACTAACCTATTATAACATAAACTGAAAAAAAATCTACCTTCATTTCATATTAAGTTTGCATATGGTAAAATATCTTATAATTACATACTACATTGAGGTGAAACTATTGGATTTATCCATCTTACTAATGAGTATCGGCATAATTTTAATCATCCTATCGTTCTTTTTCAAAAATAGCTCGAAAAAAATCGAAAAAGATGTCGAAGAATTATCCATCTCGATCTTCCAAGAAACAAATAATTTAAAGCGTCGCCTAAAAATTGTCGAGGAAGAACTTTTATTAGAACCTGAATTCCAAGTGAAATCAACATCAGCTCCGAGTCAAAAAGGACAAAACCCTAAAGTTCAACAAGTCATGCAAGCTGTTCAACAGGCTGCACAAGCGTCAAAAATTGCACAAACGACAACCCAAGTCAAACCGATTCATCAAATTATTGTTAGTCAGGTGCTCGAATTAAATAAACAAGGTCTTTCTGTAGCTGATATCAGTATTCGTTCTAATTTAACAGAAGAGCAAGTTCGTCAAGTCATTGCAAATGGAGGTCGATAAGTGATGAACAAGTCCGCCATCCGCGCATTTGGCATTGCCATTTTTCTTGTCGGAGCTTTGCTAGCACTCTCCAGTCGCTTTGATGTAAATATTGGTCTCCCTACTAAAGAAGCTGGCAATCTGCAACAGGTAGAACAACTGCAAGATAAGCTAAACAAGGCCAACCAAGAAATTGCCTCGTTAAAGGGACAATTAAAGCCAGTACATACAACAGAAGAAACGTCTACGACAGATTCTGATGAACAAGCCGTTGAAGAAACAAACGGTGATGTGACAAAGATGACATTGCAATTATACAGTGGAATCACACCCTATATTGTGGCACAAAAGCTTGAAGACGGCGGCATTATTACCAATAGTGTTGAAATGGAGTTACTACTCGCTAACGCAAAATATGCCCGCAGCTTACAAATCGGCTCCTATGAAGTCAATTCTTCCATGTCTTTAGAAGAAATTGCTAAGTTAATTACAGGCAAAAAGCAGTAACCTAAAAAGCTGTCGTCACATTAGACGACAGCTTTTTTGCGGCCATTACGCTATACTATCGAGAAAGGCTTGCATCATGATATTGCCT
Encoded proteins:
- the comGA gene encoding competence type IV pilus ATPase ComGA; amino-acid sequence: MQNFETVVEQKCEQLLLKAYHFGASDLLLVPGNKRYQVYFRKYDKLLQAGELPNELAERMISYYKFLAALDISERRKPQSGSFQKAMEHNPYAFRVSTLPSVFLKESLIIRLLLQNHTFPLTSLSYSKSAAHNLMELVQHRQGLLFFTGATGSGKSTSLYSLIHYCSTELNRHVISLEDPVENSQANLLQIQVNERAGVTYAMGLKAILRHSPDVIMIGEIRDKETAKIAIQAALTGHLVVSTIHAKDTIRCLYRLMDLDVSIEELHQTIIGIVAQILVQTSAVQDERRAVYEILQDVHLTRAISAIKEKVNYELPYELTLMGQKELVESFYAPTNIYP
- the comGF gene encoding competence type IV pilus minor pilin ComGF, with amino-acid sequence MNDKGYTLIEAIFQLVVFVLVSQLFVLIMLWFAEMKSTMLTDEQTKWELFVYDVNHSLQNVSAFAIREDRKRVSFQTANTIHHIDCYPNIIREQINGGHVPMLIGINKCQFNYTENMLTVAVEMTSGIQKERSFYVPIIEK
- the comGB gene encoding competence type IV pilus assembly protein ComGB — translated: MHLQTYIHNVLLYYSRATKWRVREQAQFFNRLCVLMQEGYLFPQAISMLLPHHIKAHEDMQQQIDEKLKQGEGVAGILETLQLSKHYLMAIKVAENNGHMIEALQGVAKQIKVSEMTKKKLIKLLIYPVTLIVFLLLLFLVFRTIFLPNIERLVAGRTAETETSITLSTTLLHVPDVVILTIFIATGSLFIVRLYLNRQPTAHQLTILFKIPFIQRYMRLILTRQFAAYLGSLLQSGFSLQASLQLLEEQQLQPFLQILSQRIKERVIFGESLTLAVMRLAVFQKDFPVFVEHGEQSGYLGKELVLYSELLLEKQEQLLQKVLAFVQPTFFILIAVCIVAAYVSLLLPIYHMIELV
- a CDS encoding helix-turn-helix transcriptional regulator, encoding MIHPLKITSTLADETRYSIYEYILQEKKTVTVQHIADQFGIHPNVARLHLTKLSEINIISADYVKTGKGGRPGRVYKASEKGVSLTFPRRDEDRLLKWTIQLIEDIGPSALTKCQEISYQDGYQQMKNYISAELTLNNSLSFDEKLQLLTDNAALIGYIPQIQQTEHGKKVTFSIFNCPFQEQLTSHSDIVCSLHESYLKGQLDALFTNNEFVQIESMIHNCDLCKYEINVTEIES
- the comGD gene encoding competence type IV pilus minor pilin ComGD, whose amino-acid sequence is MQIWKQGQIADEHNKNGGFTILEILIVLFLVMSLTAIVSKFSFKIAEAKELERFFTQMQLDIQYIQTYSMNERQYIAMKIISPSNRYVIQKDFYTILYERPFPKGVEFLNAESSIHTLSYNTKGNVMSAGTIAFKTPQGKKKVVITLGRGRARVE
- the comGC gene encoding competence type IV pilus major pilin ComGC, which translates into the protein MKRINEQAGFTLIEMLIVLLIISILILITIPNVTKHFATIDEKGCKAYISMVQGQVEAYRVDFMTYPTLDDLVVKGYLKEHETTCPNKAEIVITNEGEVRLVNADLETGSNS
- a CDS encoding DUF2759 domain-containing protein, translating into MNLLMVIFGLVAILAVVGTFQAIKEKNLLSVVFNLLSAAVFGWFVIMTIVHSGYPPQLH
- a CDS encoding DUF2626 family protein, giving the protein MDNMYKVMAFWTGIFAVMFYLGGMNEVSLLFLGNTGLFLLLGFLNLSERMYMYIFGAYLTVFFAGFTYYTTFIHVPGGGH
- a CDS encoding MBL fold metallo-hydrolase; this encodes MMNVRSYSLGPVQTNCYIVSNKEKECIIFDPGEEAERLIKTIRSNGLKPLAIFLTHAHFDHIGAVDAVREVFDIPVWIHEKEVSWLGDPTKNGSSKYAALPDYRVAAPAQDTIIKEEQLFEISNFAFQAVFTPGHSPGSISYVFDNDGFAIVGDTLFEQGVGRTDLVGGSTKVLLASIHHKLLTLPEDTIIYPGHGNYTTVGAEMETNPFLNGF
- a CDS encoding type II secretion system protein — its product is MNESGYSFVETILAMGILTILCMSLIPLTYTMKTNLTNKKLELIAAETAYEGLKQYQAVQQTEGSRTIEQVEYHWEFDGQQICVRFQNMRELRQKCIQDTGEVRE
- the tyrS gene encoding tyrosine--tRNA ligase is translated as MFLTPKEQLAIIKKGAHQIVDEQELLEKLERSYKEQKPLIIKLGLDPSAPDIHLGHAVVLRKIKQMQDLGHQAVIVIGDFTGRIGDPTGKAKGRVALSDDMVKQNAKTYCEQIFKVIDMNKTTIRFNSEWLAKLSFEEVIQLAATTSVARLLEREDFQKRYRQQIPIGIHEFFYPLMQAYDSVELQADIELGGTDQTFNILMGRTLQKQRRLEKQIAIFMPLLEGLDGIEKMSKSLGNYIGVSEAPEVMFKKVMEVPDALLIKYFELATDEHPLQVQTIQDRLQMGENPRDVKLQLAEIITALYHGTTAMEEAKSYFQAAFQRKEIPKNIPILLLEIDKERIVDIIPQLVAMDYIHSKSEFLRLIKQNGVSLNGEKIVMDDLSLVLMNDDVIQIGKKRFLKLNK